DNA from Massilia antarctica:
GCGCTCGGTCGAATATGAACTGGTCAGCTTCGGGCTGGTGCAGCACTTCGAGGCGCGCCTGGTGGCCACCGGGCCGAATGAAGTGCTCGGGCTGGTGCGCGACATCAGCGAACGGCGCCGCACCGAGGAACAGATCCGCCGCCTGGCCTATTGCGACAGCCTGACCGGCATCCCGAACCGCCAGGCGTTTCTCGAAACCCTGGAACGCGAGCTGCACCGCTCCAAGGTCGGCAAGAAGAAGTTCGCGGTGCTGTTCATGGACCTCGACGCCTTCAAGCGCATCAACGACACCCTGGGCCACAACGTGGGCGACCATCTGCTCAAGATCGTCTCGGAGCGCCTGCGCGAAACCATCCGCCCGAGCGACCTGGTCTCGCGCGGGGACCAGTCGCACAACCTGGCGCGCCTGGGCGGCGACGAATTCACGATCCTGATTCCCGACCTGGAGCGGGTCGAGAACGCGCTCAATGTGGCGCACCGGGTCAAGGAAGCGATGCGCCGCCCCTTCCTGATCGAGGGACACGAGATTTTTGTCACGGCCAGCATCGGCATTTCGCTGTTCCCCGAGGACGGCGATGATTGCGATTCGCTGCTCAAGTTCGCCGACACCGCCATGTATCACGCCAAGAACTGCGGCAAGAACAACGCCAAGCTATACAGTTCCTCGCTGACGATGCAGATCATGAGCCACGTGAAGCTCGAAGTGGGCTTGCGCAAGGCGCTCAGGAACGAAGAGCTGTATTTGCTGTACCAGCCGCAGATCGACGTGCGCTCGTCCGAGATCGTCGGCGTCGAAGCGCTGGTGCGCTGGCGTCATCCGGAGCGCGGCATCATCTCGCCGACCGAGTTCATTCCGCTGGCCGAGGAGACCGGGTTGATCGTGCCGATCGGCGAGTGGGTGCTGCGCACCGCCTGCAACCAGGCCAAGGCCTGGCACAAGGCGACCGGGCGCTCGATCCGCATGGCGGTCAATCTGTCGGCCAAGCAGTTCAAGGATGAAAACCTGACCCAGATCGTGCTCTCGGCGCTGCACGATTCGGGACTCGATCCCAAGATGCTGGAGCTGGAATTGACCGAAGGGACCTTGATGGACGACGCCAAGGCGACCATGGGGACCCTGGAGCAGTTGCGCGGGATTGGCGTGTACCTGTCGATCGACGATTTTGGTACCGGGTACTCGTCGATGAATTACCTCAAGCGCTTTGACGTGCGCGCACTCAAGATCGACAAGAGCTTCATTTGCGGGCTGCCGCAGGATTCGGAAAACGCCGCGATCACGCGCGCCATCATCGCCATGGCGCATGGATTGAAGATGGTGGTGGTGGCCGAAGGCGTCGAGACCGATGAACAGCTGGTGCTGCTGGAGGAGTACGGGTGCGACCTGGTGCAGGGCTTCTATCTGGGACATCCGTCGCCGCATGAATCGATCACCTTGATGCTCAATAAGGCCAGTGCGATGGCGCTGGCGATGAAATAGAGCGGGCCGCATCCTCACACCGTTATCCTGAAAACCGTCGTTCCCGCGCAGGCGGGAACCCATATCACATCAACTGAACGAAGGTGCTATAGGGGGAACGCATGCGCGGGAACGACGGAACGGGATGCTGGGCGAGGAAGACGGCGTGTAGGCCACGGTTCAATCAGGGTCACTTGAACGTCAGCGTATGCCGCGCCACCCCCGGCAGCAACGGCGTCGGTTTCCCACTGACCCAATCGGCATGACCATCCATGAAATACGGCGACAGCGGATGTCCGCTCTGCCCACCCGGCATGTTGAACACGCCCTGCTCTTCCTTCCCCGGCGACACCGTCATCCGCTCCGACTGGCCGAAATTTTTACCCGCCACGCGCGGCATGTTGGCGTCGCCCGGCAGCATGTCGGCCGGTGCGCTGATCCAGCGCGCCAGGAATGGCGCGGCGGCGGCAATCGGATGCGCAATGGCCGCCGTATTGCGCTGACCCCAGGTCGCAGCGGACAATGGCGTGCCATCGGCCGCCAGTTCCGTGATCACCCTGTCGATCGCTTCGAGCTGCACCGACTGCCAGTTCGCATGCCCCGGCGGTAACCAGGCCAGCGGCTGTTCATCGAGCAGGCGCGCGACCACTTCCGGCCAGCGCGACGTCGCCAGCGCCATGTTCGACTTCGGATGCAGCGCCGCCAGTTCGCCGTCGGCTCCCTCGAACAGCACGTTCCCCACCGCCCACATGAAGTGGCGCGCCAGCCGGTAGCCGACCGAATCGACGCTGGCGCGTCCGCTCCAGCTCTTGTTCAACAGGTCCAGGAACTGCGCGCGCTGCGGCTTGTCCCGCAGCGCCGCAGGATCGAGCACCTTGACCGCGCGCGCGCGCCACGGGGCGATGAACAGTGCGCGGTCGTCCAGCGCCACGCCGTACACGCCCGCCAGGTCGGTCTTCGGTCCCAGCGCGGCCAGTCCATCGCGGATCTGGCGGTTGCGCGCGCCGATGTCGAAGCCGCCGTCGCCGAGGATCTGCGCCTGCGCGCCATTTAACTGGCGGCTGTTGGCCGTGGACAGCTGGCCACCGGGCGGATTGACCACGCGCGGATAATCGGCTGGCGCCAGCGCACCGTCAAACGTGGCTTGCCCGCCATCGACGGCCAGCGGATAGGTGGCGCCGCTGCCCGGCTGCGCGCGGCGCGGCAGCGGCCCGGAGATGGTCCAGCCGATATTGCCCTTGTCATCGCCGCCGACGAAATTCTGCGACGGGATGCCGATGGTGGCCGCGATCGACAAGGCTTCATCAAGCGTGTCGGCCATCTCGAGCCGGATCGGATCGAGATTGAGCGAGGCCGGCGCGTGCGCCAGCCAGTGGATGGCATACGGCCGCCCGCCGCTCTCGCGCACGGGGCCGAGCGAGGTGTCGAGCACCGTCATCCGCTCGGCTGGCGCGCCCTTGACCAAAATGGTTTCGACCACGCCGGCCGGCTTCTCCCAGCCCGCCGGGGTGCGCAACTGGTCCCGGTGCTGCGCGTCCTGGCCCAGCATCACCAGGTCGAGCAGATCGGCGTAGCTGTTGGTGTAGCCCCAGGCCACATGGCCGTTGCTGCCGGCGATGATGACCGGCGGCGCGCCCGGCAAGGTGACGCCGACGATGCGGCGCGGCGCGCCCTTGGCGTCGGGGTACTGGATCGCCAGGCGGTACCAGATGTTGGGCAGGGAGAGGCCCAGGTGCATGTCGTCGGCGACGATGGCCACGCCATCCTTGCTGCGGCTGCCGGCCAGCGCCCAGTTGTTGCTGCCGACCGAATCGATGAAGTCGGCAGCGGCGCTCTTGTGCACGTCGGCGTGGCGCGGCTTGCCCCACCATGCCGGCGGCAGCGGCGGGACCGGCACCGGCGCGACGGCGACACCGTCGGCGTCGAGCGGGGCATCCCACTTGCTGGCCTCGGGCAGCAGGAAGGCCAGTTGCGCGGCGTCGCTGTGGTCGCGAATCCAGCCGCGCGTCAGTTCGCGCGGTTCGACCGTGCCTTGCAGGTCGAAGTACATCGCGCACACCACCAGCAGCGAGTCTTCCGCGCTCCAGGGACGCGGCTTGACGCCGATCAGGGCGTATTCGAATGGGTTGGCGCCGAGCGCCGCCAGGCCGGCATTGACGCCGGCGACATAGCGCTCGAGCAGCTGGCGGTCGGCGGGAGCGAGCAGCTTGAGCGACGCGGCCACGCGCGCGCGGAAGCGGTGCAGGCGGTTGGCGCGGTCGCGCGGCAAGGCGCGCGCGCCGAACAGTTCGGCCAGTTCGCCGGCGCCCACGCGGCGCAGCAAATCCATCTGGAAGTAGCGTTCCTGCGCATGCACGAAGCCGGTGGCGTAGGCGACGTCGGCGCGGCGCTCGCCTGTGATCAGCGGCACGCCGCGCTCGTCGCGCGCCACCGTGACCGGGGCCGACAGGCCGGGAGCCCGGATCTCGCCGTCCAGCAGGGCCAGGCTGGCGCGCAGGTACAGCCACACGGCCAGCGCGGCGAGCACCAGCAGGACAAGCAGGCCGAGCAGCAGCCGTAAGGACCAGACTTTGATTCCACGCGTACGCATACGATTCCCCGGGGTTGATTTCGCAAGGCATCTTGCCAGAAAAAACCGGCTGCGCGCAAACATTGTTGATATCACCGTCAGCGCGAGACTGGAACATGTGCGAGGTTCCCCTTGACCGTTTGATATGGATCACGCCCATGTCCAACCGTCCACTTAAGCTATGTCAAGGAGATGCACGACCGCGCGCAAAGTGGGCGTGCGGAAAGGAGATAGTGATGCGTAAGCTCATGACGGTGTGGATTGGCGCGCTGCTGCTCGCCGGCTGCGCCACGCCGCAGGAACGGGCCGCCGCGGCGCAGGCGGAGATGGAGCGGATGATAGTCGTGTACGGCCCGGCTTGTTCCAGGCTCGGCTATCCCTCCAGCTCGGATTCGTGGCGCAATTGCGTACTGCAACTCAGCGCGCGGGACGATCTCGAGCGCTACGGCTATCCGCACTATGACGGCGCCCTGGGCCGGTCGCACTGGTCGCTGGGCGGCTATTGGGGGCCTTACTGGTAAGGTCCGCGCCCCATTGACGGGCAAAGCCGCTCTTGGTCAGCGCCACGCGCGATTGCAACAAATGGTTGATGAGTTGCTGCGCATGGCGCACCAGCGCGGGGTGGCGGGCGTCGCGCGGGTGCAGGGCCAGGCGTATCAGTGGCGACGCGTGCAGGAGCCGGGCAAGGGTCCAGGCGAGCCGGGGCGAAACGATACGCCCGGTGCGGTTGCGCGCCGCATACACCAGGGATGGCGATAGCAAGGCGGGGGGCGATGGCGCGGGCATCAGAAGGTGAAAATGGCTCCATGTGGTCGTGTAGAGAAACGGGTAGCTGCGCACCGCCTCCCATGCACCGTCACTGAGCAGCCACGCAGGCGCGACAAACCCGCTGACGGGCCAGCCCCGCTCATCGAACCAAGCCAGTCCCAGTTCGATGCGGCGCCTCGCCTCGTCCGGATCGAGCGCGGCGAATTCGCCCTCGCCTTCGGTGTACACACTGCGCAAAAAGCGGCCGCGCCAGCCGCCACCCGGCGCGGCCGTATCTACATGCGTGTAACCGTGCAGCGCGATTTCGTGACCATCGGCCAGCAGGCTGTCGAGCGTCGCATCGCACGCAAGCGAGCGCCCTCCGCCGCCATGCCAGCGCGGCACCGCCAGCCACGTGACGGGAATATCGGCC
Protein-coding regions in this window:
- a CDS encoding penicillin acylase family protein, coding for MRTRGIKVWSLRLLLGLLVLLVLAALAVWLYLRASLALLDGEIRAPGLSAPVTVARDERGVPLITGERRADVAYATGFVHAQERYFQMDLLRRVGAGELAELFGARALPRDRANRLHRFRARVAASLKLLAPADRQLLERYVAGVNAGLAALGANPFEYALIGVKPRPWSAEDSLLVVCAMYFDLQGTVEPRELTRGWIRDHSDAAQLAFLLPEASKWDAPLDADGVAVAPVPVPPLPPAWWGKPRHADVHKSAAADFIDSVGSNNWALAGSRSKDGVAIVADDMHLGLSLPNIWYRLAIQYPDAKGAPRRIVGVTLPGAPPVIIAGSNGHVAWGYTNSYADLLDLVMLGQDAQHRDQLRTPAGWEKPAGVVETILVKGAPAERMTVLDTSLGPVRESGGRPYAIHWLAHAPASLNLDPIRLEMADTLDEALSIAATIGIPSQNFVGGDDKGNIGWTISGPLPRRAQPGSGATYPLAVDGGQATFDGALAPADYPRVVNPPGGQLSTANSRQLNGAQAQILGDGGFDIGARNRQIRDGLAALGPKTDLAGVYGVALDDRALFIAPWRARAVKVLDPAALRDKPQRAQFLDLLNKSWSGRASVDSVGYRLARHFMWAVGNVLFEGADGELAALHPKSNMALATSRWPEVVARLLDEQPLAWLPPGHANWQSVQLEAIDRVITELAADGTPLSAATWGQRNTAAIAHPIAAAAPFLARWISAPADMLPGDANMPRVAGKNFGQSERMTVSPGKEEQGVFNMPGGQSGHPLSPYFMDGHADWVSGKPTPLLPGVARHTLTFK
- a CDS encoding DUF2334 domain-containing protein — protein: MSAPLNEQAALCVVIHDVAPATWPDCRRLLLAVRAVADIPVTWLAVPRWHGGGGRSLACDATLDSLLADGHEIALHGYTHVDTAAPGGGWRGRFLRSVYTEGEGEFAALDPDEARRRIELGLAWFDERGWPVSGFVAPAWLLSDGAWEAVRSYPFLYTTTWSHFHLLMPAPSPPALLSPSLVYAARNRTGRIVSPRLAWTLARLLHASPLIRLALHPRDARHPALVRHAQQLINHLLQSRVALTKSGFARQWGADLTSKAPNSRPATSATGPGRRHSADSRSARDRPAR
- a CDS encoding putative bifunctional diguanylate cyclase/phosphodiesterase, which produces MAATPIKRGVVLVADDDPVMRLLMLEMLGQVGLDAIEAEDGLQAVALYQSMAPDLILLDVDMPNMDGFSACREIRRIETGAPVPIIMVTGGDDIEAVTNAYEAGATDFVSKPINWPILGHRVLYVLRASDAIVRLRIADAHNRAVLAAIPDTFFRLGKDGVYLDYEQGHDASAAMPAELCVGKHITEVLPRDIAERLLEQMHCVLDTQHVRSVEYELVSFGLVQHFEARLVATGPNEVLGLVRDISERRRTEEQIRRLAYCDSLTGIPNRQAFLETLERELHRSKVGKKKFAVLFMDLDAFKRINDTLGHNVGDHLLKIVSERLRETIRPSDLVSRGDQSHNLARLGGDEFTILIPDLERVENALNVAHRVKEAMRRPFLIEGHEIFVTASIGISLFPEDGDDCDSLLKFADTAMYHAKNCGKNNAKLYSSSLTMQIMSHVKLEVGLRKALRNEELYLLYQPQIDVRSSEIVGVEALVRWRHPERGIISPTEFIPLAEETGLIVPIGEWVLRTACNQAKAWHKATGRSIRMAVNLSAKQFKDENLTQIVLSALHDSGLDPKMLELELTEGTLMDDAKATMGTLEQLRGIGVYLSIDDFGTGYSSMNYLKRFDVRALKIDKSFICGLPQDSENAAITRAIIAMAHGLKMVVVAEGVETDEQLVLLEEYGCDLVQGFYLGHPSPHESITLMLNKASAMALAMK